In Bacillus sp. KH172YL63, one genomic interval encodes:
- a CDS encoding 2-oxoglutarate dehydrogenase E1 component — MKKQSAKGEPWQSFYGPNLGYVMEVYEQFLEDPTGVDPDMKELFEQWGPPTVEDVKVIASAQHGDSSFTLPEQPTALSKMVAAVKLADNIRTYGHLAADINPLNDRNKDTRRIELSEFNLTEEDLKQIPVDFLCPNAPSHIKDGLQAIQHLRQVYTNKLAFEYAHVHELEEKNWLREKIESESYFTPLTKDKKLALYKRLAQVDGFEKYVHRTFVGQKRFSIEGLDTMVPLLDEMIRYSVETGAKTVNIGMAHRGRLNVLAHVIGKPYEMIFAEFQHAPSKDLIPSEGSIGITFGWTGDVKYHLGADREIAPQQSPTARARVTLANNPSHLEVVSPIVAGYTRAAQEVREENGYPVQTPESSYAIMIHGDAAFPGQGVVAETLNMSQLRGYTTGGSIHLIANNMIGFTTESRDSRSTKYASDTAKGFEVPIVHVNADDPEACLAAAVLAYEYRKTFGKDFVIDLIGYRRFGHNEMDEPMVTNPLMYSVIQNHPNVKKQYADRLVSEGIISQAEVDKMDADIEAELKSAYEKVPSKDEDPDTVMAPPEYVANGLPEINTSVEINKLKGLNDELLQWPEGFNVFKKLERILQRRSQVFEGKGKIDWAHAETLAFASILKDGTPIRLAGQDSERGTFAQRHLVLHDEKTGEEYIPLHNLDDSHASFVVLNSPLTETAVVGYEYGYNVFAPETLVLWEAQFGDFSNMAQVMFDQFISAGRAKWGQKTGLVMLLPHGYEGQGPEHSSARLERFLQLGGEYNWTVANCSTAGQYFHILRRQAAILQKEEVRPLVIMTPKSLLRNQFAAVTAEELANGEFHSVLEQKGLGEDQSAVERIILCSGKIAIDLEEKLQGLDDKDWLHILRVEEIYPFPNGDISTILERYPNLKELVWIQEEPKNMGAWTFVESRLRSIAPNGVEVNYVGRRRRSSPSEGEPTVHKKEQSRIINEALTR, encoded by the coding sequence ATGAAAAAACAATCGGCAAAAGGGGAACCATGGCAATCGTTCTACGGCCCCAATCTTGGCTATGTAATGGAGGTATACGAACAATTCCTTGAGGATCCAACAGGCGTGGATCCTGATATGAAAGAATTATTCGAACAATGGGGTCCTCCTACAGTTGAGGATGTGAAGGTCATTGCAAGTGCCCAGCACGGAGACTCATCCTTTACATTACCTGAACAGCCCACTGCTCTGAGCAAAATGGTGGCTGCGGTGAAATTGGCAGATAATATTCGTACATATGGTCACTTGGCTGCGGATATTAATCCCTTAAATGACCGAAATAAAGATACAAGAAGGATTGAGCTTTCTGAATTCAATCTGACTGAAGAGGATTTAAAGCAGATCCCTGTCGATTTCCTTTGTCCGAACGCACCCTCACACATTAAGGATGGACTTCAGGCAATTCAACACTTAAGACAGGTCTATACGAATAAATTAGCTTTTGAATATGCTCACGTTCATGAGCTGGAAGAGAAGAATTGGTTAAGGGAGAAGATTGAGTCGGAATCTTACTTTACCCCTCTGACAAAAGATAAGAAATTGGCTTTGTATAAACGGCTTGCGCAGGTGGATGGATTTGAGAAGTATGTTCACCGTACTTTTGTAGGTCAAAAACGCTTCTCTATTGAAGGCTTGGATACGATGGTTCCATTGCTGGATGAAATGATCCGTTACTCGGTTGAAACCGGTGCGAAAACGGTGAATATCGGCATGGCACACAGGGGCCGCTTAAACGTCCTTGCCCATGTCATCGGAAAGCCGTATGAAATGATTTTTGCTGAGTTCCAGCATGCACCGAGCAAAGATCTTATTCCTTCAGAAGGCTCTATCGGCATCACTTTCGGGTGGACAGGCGATGTGAAGTACCACCTTGGGGCAGATCGTGAAATCGCTCCGCAGCAATCGCCAACAGCAAGAGCCCGTGTGACCCTTGCCAATAACCCGAGCCATCTGGAAGTAGTCAGTCCGATTGTGGCAGGTTACACACGTGCTGCACAGGAAGTAAGAGAAGAAAATGGCTATCCTGTCCAAACTCCAGAATCCTCCTACGCTATCATGATTCATGGGGATGCAGCGTTCCCGGGTCAAGGTGTCGTTGCCGAAACACTGAATATGAGTCAATTACGCGGATATACGACCGGTGGTTCCATTCACCTGATCGCGAATAATATGATCGGGTTCACAACTGAAAGCCGTGATTCACGTTCAACGAAGTATGCATCTGACACGGCAAAAGGATTTGAGGTACCGATTGTCCATGTGAACGCAGATGATCCTGAAGCATGTCTTGCTGCTGCAGTTCTTGCCTATGAATATCGTAAAACATTCGGAAAAGACTTTGTGATTGACTTAATCGGTTATCGCAGATTCGGTCACAATGAAATGGATGAACCAATGGTGACAAACCCATTGATGTATTCAGTCATCCAAAACCATCCAAATGTGAAAAAACAGTATGCAGACAGGTTGGTGTCAGAAGGAATTATTTCACAAGCAGAAGTGGATAAAATGGATGCAGACATAGAAGCTGAATTAAAATCGGCCTATGAGAAGGTCCCGTCTAAAGACGAAGATCCTGATACTGTTATGGCCCCGCCTGAATATGTGGCCAATGGCCTGCCTGAAATCAATACTAGCGTTGAAATCAATAAGCTGAAAGGTTTGAATGATGAACTTCTTCAATGGCCGGAAGGATTCAATGTGTTCAAGAAGTTAGAACGCATCCTTCAGAGAAGAAGCCAGGTATTCGAAGGCAAAGGCAAGATTGACTGGGCGCATGCAGAAACGCTTGCGTTTGCATCTATCTTGAAAGATGGTACACCAATCCGCCTGGCAGGACAAGATTCTGAGCGTGGAACGTTCGCTCAGCGACACCTTGTTCTCCATGATGAAAAAACCGGTGAAGAATACATTCCATTACACAATCTGGACGACAGCCATGCGTCATTTGTGGTCCTTAACAGCCCGTTAACCGAAACGGCGGTCGTCGGATACGAATACGGATACAATGTCTTTGCACCTGAAACACTGGTACTGTGGGAAGCCCAATTTGGTGACTTTTCCAATATGGCTCAGGTGATGTTTGACCAGTTCATCTCGGCCGGCCGTGCGAAATGGGGACAAAAGACAGGATTGGTCATGCTTTTGCCTCACGGATATGAAGGTCAGGGACCGGAACATTCAAGTGCACGTTTAGAGCGTTTCCTTCAACTGGGCGGTGAGTACAACTGGACGGTTGCCAATTGTTCTACAGCAGGACAGTACTTCCATATCTTAAGACGCCAAGCTGCGATCCTGCAGAAGGAAGAAGTACGCCCGCTTGTCATCATGACGCCAAAGAGTCTGCTCCGAAACCAGTTTGCAGCAGTTACGGCTGAAGAACTTGCCAACGGGGAATTCCATTCTGTACTGGAACAAAAAGGACTTGGGGAAGATCAGTCAGCCGTTGAACGAATCATATTGTGCAGCGGGAAGATTGCCATTGACCTCGAAGAAAAACTCCAGGGTCTTGATGATAAAGATTGGCTGCACATCCTTCGGGTCGAAGAAATCTATCCGTTCCCGAACGGGGATATTTCAACCATCCTGGAAAGATATCCAAACTTGAAAGAACTTGTATGGATCCAGGAAGAGCCTAAGAATATGGGAGCATGGACGTTTGTGGAGTCCCGTTTACGCTCCATTGCGCCAAATGGTGTCGAAGTGAATTATGTTGGCAGACGGAGACGTTCAAGCCCTTCAGAAGGTGAACCGACCGTACACAAAAAAGAACAATCACGAATCATAAACGAAGCGTTAACCCGATAA
- a CDS encoding Hsp20/alpha crystallin family protein, protein MFPWSLFPFNKDMKDQMNQMNPKEMDTYIQGMMKKMFPGGWESMLNPNDMMNGAQTFASPMGMMGNQGQKPQRNEASSSSPNVPTTLFETFEDVYIRFQVPDEEWMKSLKIFHTSNQAIIENIPGSEERQVITLPCLVKKKGAVAQYKDGILELKIPKSIDMQYTEIDVSEKY, encoded by the coding sequence ATGTTCCCATGGAGTTTATTCCCTTTCAACAAAGACATGAAAGATCAAATGAACCAAATGAATCCAAAGGAAATGGATACCTATATCCAAGGCATGATGAAAAAAATGTTCCCGGGCGGATGGGAAAGTATGTTAAATCCGAATGACATGATGAATGGGGCCCAAACGTTCGCAAGCCCAATGGGGATGATGGGGAATCAAGGTCAGAAACCTCAGCGGAACGAAGCTTCTTCTTCATCTCCAAACGTACCGACGACTCTGTTTGAAACGTTCGAAGATGTATATATCCGTTTTCAGGTCCCGGATGAAGAATGGATGAAATCCTTGAAGATTTTCCATACGTCGAATCAGGCCATCATTGAGAACATACCGGGCAGTGAAGAGCGTCAGGTGATCACACTCCCCTGCCTTGTGAAGAAAAAAGGGGCGGTTGCCCAGTACAAAGATGGGATCTTAGAATTGAAAATACCTAAGAGCATTGATATGCAGTACACAGAAATAGACGTCTCAGAAAAGTACTGA
- a CDS encoding HAMP domain-containing sensor histidine kinase has protein sequence MKAFIDRFKPSSLKVKWAFAAGSAIFLAFFLFSFFQYHAISKWMLDEEENNFGRVLDEITVFFKQRGPNIQLQDIYDSRDLMKQIAEKDQTIRILDRQGNQVLEIRGENESSFYVPFQPVREKSVTLIETEGKRMLIGNSPIRSSHFNGYVEIIQPLNRYEKIMKNLFWMMTLTGVLALLISAVVGYYMAKRFVRPLNKLSETMRSIERKGFHERVEIVKAHDEISELSQIFNKMMSQIEKSFQQQQQFVEDASHELRTPIQVLEGHLALLNRWGKKDPTILEESLEVSLEELERVKRLVGELLELSRADRETFDLENASANVQQVVDKVIRDFRFLHKDHTFIWRDELKEEAVVCIMPRHLEQIMIILLDNAVKYSDQYSTTEVLLVQHEDGVIIEVKDEGIGIPEEDIPKIFDRFYRVDKARSREKGGYGLGLAIASKLVQNYNGRITASRNHPEGTIIRLSLRSVH, from the coding sequence ATGAAAGCATTCATCGATCGCTTCAAGCCTTCTTCCCTCAAGGTGAAGTGGGCTTTTGCTGCAGGTTCAGCGATATTCCTGGCATTTTTTCTATTCAGTTTTTTTCAATACCACGCCATCAGCAAATGGATGCTTGATGAGGAAGAGAATAACTTCGGACGTGTCCTGGATGAAATCACCGTCTTCTTTAAACAAAGAGGTCCGAATATCCAATTGCAGGATATATATGACAGCCGGGACTTGATGAAACAAATCGCAGAAAAAGACCAGACCATCCGGATATTGGACCGACAAGGAAATCAGGTGTTGGAAATCAGGGGTGAAAATGAATCTTCCTTTTATGTGCCTTTCCAGCCTGTCAGAGAAAAATCGGTGACGTTGATTGAGACGGAGGGGAAGAGAATGCTCATAGGCAACTCCCCGATCAGGTCAAGCCATTTCAACGGGTACGTAGAGATCATCCAGCCTCTTAACCGATATGAAAAGATCATGAAGAATCTCTTCTGGATGATGACACTCACAGGGGTACTTGCATTGTTGATCAGTGCCGTTGTAGGCTACTACATGGCAAAAAGGTTTGTAAGGCCTTTGAATAAGCTCTCTGAAACGATGAGATCGATTGAACGGAAAGGGTTCCATGAGAGAGTTGAAATCGTAAAGGCTCATGATGAAATCAGTGAGCTATCCCAAATTTTCAATAAAATGATGAGTCAGATTGAGAAGTCCTTTCAGCAGCAGCAGCAATTTGTGGAGGATGCCTCCCATGAGCTGAGAACGCCGATTCAGGTGCTGGAAGGACATCTTGCCCTGCTGAACAGATGGGGCAAGAAAGATCCGACGATCCTTGAGGAATCGCTGGAGGTTTCATTAGAAGAGCTTGAACGTGTTAAAAGGCTTGTGGGAGAGTTGTTAGAGCTTTCAAGGGCCGACAGGGAAACTTTCGACCTTGAGAACGCCAGCGCAAATGTACAGCAGGTGGTGGATAAGGTGATCAGGGACTTCAGGTTCCTCCATAAAGACCATACCTTCATTTGGAGGGATGAATTGAAGGAGGAAGCAGTCGTATGTATCATGCCGAGGCATCTGGAACAGATCATGATCATTCTATTGGATAATGCGGTGAAGTATTCAGACCAGTACTCGACGACCGAAGTCCTCCTTGTTCAGCATGAAGATGGCGTGATAATCGAGGTCAAGGATGAAGGGATTGGCATTCCTGAAGAAGACATCCCTAAGATCTTCGACCGTTTTTACCGTGTCGATAAAGCCAGAAGCCGGGAAAAAGGCGGATATGGGTTGGGACTTGCCATCGCTTCCAAGCTTGTACAAAATTATAATGGCCGTATCACTGCGTCCAGGAATCACCCGGAAGGGACCATCATCAGACTTTCCCTTCGTTCTGTCCACTAA
- a CDS encoding response regulator transcription factor, protein MKRILVIEDEKNLSRFIELELKYEGYDVGLSYDGREGLEKALNGEWDIILLDLMLPGLNGLEVCRRIRQLKNTPILMITARDSVMDRVSGLDSGADDYIVKPFAIEELLARLRAVFRRGINEEAGSGQTSFQYRDLVVHKESRQVFKHEQEIEVTKREYDLLIAFLENLNIVLTREVLLNKVWGYDTEVETNVVDVYVRYLRNKIDAPDEESYIQTVRGTGYVMRT, encoded by the coding sequence ATGAAAAGGATTTTAGTCATAGAAGATGAAAAAAACCTTTCCAGATTCATTGAATTGGAATTGAAGTATGAAGGATATGATGTGGGGCTTTCTTATGATGGAAGAGAAGGATTGGAGAAAGCCTTGAACGGGGAGTGGGACATCATCCTCCTGGACCTGATGCTGCCGGGTTTGAATGGACTGGAAGTGTGCAGGAGGATCCGTCAGCTTAAAAACACCCCGATTCTGATGATAACGGCCAGAGACAGCGTAATGGACAGGGTATCAGGACTTGACAGCGGGGCGGATGATTATATTGTCAAGCCTTTCGCGATCGAAGAACTGTTGGCGAGACTCAGGGCAGTGTTCAGAAGGGGCATAAATGAAGAAGCAGGTTCAGGGCAGACTTCCTTTCAATATCGGGACCTTGTCGTTCACAAAGAATCCAGGCAAGTGTTTAAACACGAGCAGGAAATAGAAGTAACGAAGAGGGAATATGACCTTTTGATTGCCTTTTTGGAGAACCTGAATATCGTCTTGACCCGGGAAGTCCTATTGAATAAGGTTTGGGGATATGACACAGAAGTTGAAACGAACGTAGTGGATGTGTATGTGAGATATTTGCGGAATAAGATCGATGCACCTGATGAAGAGAGCTATATCCAGACTGTACGTGGAACAGGATATGTGATGAGGACATGA
- a CDS encoding MFS transporter, whose translation MDSSKKRSDLFALSSIPLVMTLGNSMLIPVLPQLQKELHISGFQSSLIITVYSIFAILCIPMAGFLSDRYGRKAILIPSLLIAGIGGLICGFASIIGSHTFLFVLLGRVIQGIGAAGAFPVVIPTVGDLYEDDNQITKGLGLIETSNTFGKVLSPIIGAILAAWIWFVPFFSIPVLTSLSILMIILFVKVPPKNREEHKQSIREFVHEVRIVLGREKNWIVSIFAIGMISMFVLFGFLYHLSTRLETAYAIGGILKGLYLAIPLLFLCMTSYITGKMIGKNKEKMKWVIVFGALISSIAFIPFLFNEGKWVMILLLSVAGIGLGALLPCLDALITEGIDKEHRGTITSIYSSMRFTGVALGPPVIALMAPVPIFITFIILGLFAALSGMFFIKFPASISHPEPAKK comes from the coding sequence ATGGACAGCAGCAAGAAACGATCAGATTTATTTGCCCTTTCATCCATTCCGTTGGTAATGACCCTGGGGAATTCCATGTTGATACCGGTACTCCCACAATTACAGAAAGAACTTCATATTTCCGGGTTTCAATCAAGCCTCATCATTACCGTTTATTCCATTTTCGCGATCCTCTGCATACCGATGGCGGGATTCTTATCAGATCGTTATGGACGAAAAGCGATTTTGATCCCAAGCTTGCTCATCGCCGGGATAGGGGGGCTCATTTGTGGATTTGCTTCAATCATTGGGTCTCATACTTTTTTATTCGTTCTATTGGGAAGGGTCATTCAGGGAATCGGTGCAGCAGGTGCATTTCCTGTGGTGATCCCGACCGTGGGTGACTTGTATGAGGACGATAATCAAATCACCAAGGGACTGGGACTGATTGAAACGTCCAATACGTTCGGTAAAGTCCTGAGCCCGATTATTGGCGCAATCCTTGCTGCATGGATCTGGTTCGTCCCCTTCTTCTCGATACCGGTCTTGACATCCCTGTCTATCTTGATGATCATCCTATTTGTCAAAGTGCCCCCTAAAAATAGGGAGGAACATAAACAAAGCATCAGGGAATTTGTACATGAAGTAAGAATCGTCCTTGGAAGGGAAAAAAATTGGATTGTCTCCATCTTTGCGATCGGCATGATTTCCATGTTCGTCTTATTTGGTTTCCTCTATCATCTTTCCACCAGATTAGAAACGGCATATGCCATTGGAGGGATATTAAAAGGTTTGTATTTGGCCATCCCACTTCTCTTTCTATGCATGACCTCTTATATTACGGGGAAAATGATTGGAAAAAACAAAGAAAAAATGAAGTGGGTAATCGTATTCGGGGCACTCATCTCTTCAATTGCTTTCATCCCATTTCTTTTCAATGAAGGAAAATGGGTCATGATTTTATTGTTGTCCGTTGCCGGGATCGGTCTCGGGGCTCTATTACCTTGCCTGGATGCCCTCATTACCGAAGGCATCGACAAAGAACACAGGGGGACGATCACGTCGATTTATAGTTCTATGCGCTTCACCGGGGTTGCGTTAGGACCGCCTGTCATCGCCCTGATGGCCCCGGTCCCCATCTTCATCACATTCATCATCCTCGGCCTATTTGCGGCACTGTCCGGAATGTTTTTCATTAAATTCCCTGCTTCCATCTCTCATCCCGAGCCAGCGAAAAAATAA
- a CDS encoding NUDIX hydrolase has product MDIVFKNDGDVFNYRVAAVWIEDKHILLHRQREDSYWALPGGRVVLGEPSRESLKREMLEELGVHVDVGRLLMVNENFFPYKEWNFHEMGMYYEVSTENNRLFQEGEFQGMEGDRLLYKWYPIDELNEVELYPVEAKTLLEGRSNDIHHVISSVK; this is encoded by the coding sequence ATGGATATTGTGTTTAAAAACGATGGGGATGTTTTCAATTATAGGGTTGCGGCTGTATGGATCGAGGATAAGCATATTTTATTACATAGACAGCGTGAAGATTCTTATTGGGCATTACCTGGTGGGCGGGTTGTGTTGGGTGAACCATCGAGGGAGAGTCTTAAGAGGGAAATGCTGGAGGAACTGGGCGTGCATGTGGACGTTGGCCGATTACTGATGGTGAATGAGAACTTCTTTCCATATAAAGAGTGGAATTTTCACGAAATGGGTATGTACTATGAGGTGAGCACAGAAAACAACAGGCTCTTTCAGGAGGGCGAATTTCAAGGGATGGAAGGGGACCGTCTCCTTTACAAATGGTACCCGATCGATGAACTGAACGAGGTAGAGCTTTATCCAGTAGAGGCTAAAACTCTGCTTGAAGGACGGTCGAATGACATTCATCACGTCATTTCAAGTGTGAAATAG